One part of the Oncorhynchus clarkii lewisi isolate Uvic-CL-2024 chromosome 7, UVic_Ocla_1.0, whole genome shotgun sequence genome encodes these proteins:
- the LOC139413259 gene encoding large ribosomal subunit protein P2-like isoform X2: MRYVAAYLLAVLGGNTSPSSKDIKTILGSVGIEAEAQRLDKVVNELNGKDINEVMNAGLSKLASVPAGGAVAAPAAGAVAGTAPVAAEEKKEEKKEESEEGSDDDMGFGLFD, translated from the exons ATGCGTTACGTGGCCGCTTACCTCCTGGCTGTGCTCGGTGGCAACACCAGCCCCTCCTCAAAGGACATCAAGACCATCCTGGGGAGTGTTGGAATCGAGGCCGAAGCGCAGCGCCTAGACAAG GTTGTCAATGAATTAAATGGAAAAGACATCAACGAAGTCATGAATGCTG GCCTCTCTAAGTTGGCCTCCGTGCCAGCAGGTGGTGCTGTGGCAGCTCCTGCAGCTGGCGCTGTGGCTGGCACTGCTCCTGTTGCTG CGGAAGAGaaaaaggaggagaagaaagaggaatCTGAAGAGGGATCTGATGACGACATGGGATTCGGCCTCTTTGATTAA
- the LOC139414218 gene encoding apoptosis facilitator Bcl-2-like protein 14, whose translation MEVTEKVVPKNAQLLSLGHKDTCRLLEVYVKRSISLNDGTCEDQRSPTTPQKWVTLSEKCRSVRRPSSDPLITLEPSTPDEGIAISTPPDEEVVIPNVSLVEIPGPADIPEIETSTELENKSKKGKKKSKKTSFWKGFLGFFSMKGSDKKDEQESGTEKDGQSQGTLQKKKSIRQRSSMRRLSLRKIKIDSHRGSVKRPLALDRAKTTDITGVESVESVGPTDSYYEKVSEELEKIVHEVKETEAALTDEDVIKRIIVLMKQQGDLIDNKLKENPSLSSFFQKLSYSTFQQLADTYVETGTPTGQSHQTPHTAGSGPVNAPELVKLAFTLDFTARVACLSRHSKGHIMGLGHRYLEDRFTQTQVNPDQTLHNYDDHNH comes from the exons ATGGAGGTTACAGAGAAGGTGGTGCCCAAAAACGCCCAGCTGCTATCTCTTGGCCACAAGGACACTTGTCGCCTCTTGGAGGTGTATGTGAAGCGCAGCATCAGTTTAAATGATGGGACATGTGAGGACCAGAGGTCACCAACAACGCCTCAGAAGTGGGTGACACTGTCAGAGAAATGCAGAAGTGTCCGCCGGCCTTCTAGTGACCCCCTGATCACCTTGGAGCCCAGCACACCTGATGAGGGCATTGCCATTAGCACACCACCTGATGAGGAAGTTGTTATACCAAATGTGTCTCTAGTAGAAATCCCTGGACCTGCTGACATTCCTGAGATTGAGACGTCTACTGAACTGGAGAATAAGTCTAAAAAGGGCAAGAAGAAGAGCAAAAAGACCTCTTTCTGGAAAGGTTTTCTGGGGTTTTTCTCGATGAAGGGGAGTGACAAGAAAGACGAGCAGGAGTCTGGCACAGAGAAAGATGGACAGTCACAAGGAACCTTGCAGAAAAAGAAATCCATAAGGCAAAGGAGCTCCATGAGGAGACTATCTCTGAGAAAAATCAAGATTGACAGCCACAGAGGGTCTGTGAAGAGACCATTGGCTTTGGACAGGGCCAAGACCACTGACATAACTGGAGTTGAAT cggTTGAGAGTGTGGGGCCTACTGACTCGTACTATGAGAAAGTTTCAGAAGAGCTGGAGAAGATTGTGCACGAGGTGAAAGAGACAGAGGCAGCTCTTACAGATG AGGATGTCATAAAAAGGATCATTGTTCTGATGAAGCAGCAAGGAGACCTCATTGATAACAAG CTGAAGGAGAATCCCAGCTTGAGCTCATTCTTCCAGAAGCTGTCCTACAGCACCTTCCAGCAGTTAGCTGATACGTACGTGGAGACAGGGACACCTACAGGCCAGAGCCACCAGACACCACACACTGCTGGATCTGGGCCCGTCAATGCCCCGGAGCTGGTCAAGCTGGCCTTCACTCTGGACTTCACAGCCAGGGTGGCCTGTCTCTCCAGGCATTCCAAAGGCCACATCATGGGCCTGGGCCACCGCTACTTAGAAGACCGCTTCACTCAGACACAG GTTAATCCAGATCAGACGTTGCATAACTATGACGATCATAATCATTGA
- the LOC139413259 gene encoding large ribosomal subunit protein P2-like isoform X1, producing the protein MDSGMRYVAAYLLAVLGGNTSPSSKDIKTILGSVGIEAEAQRLDKVVNELNGKDINEVMNAGLSKLASVPAGGAVAAPAAGAVAGTAPVAAEEKKEEKKEESEEGSDDDMGFGLFD; encoded by the exons ATGGACTCTGG AATGCGTTACGTGGCCGCTTACCTCCTGGCTGTGCTCGGTGGCAACACCAGCCCCTCCTCAAAGGACATCAAGACCATCCTGGGGAGTGTTGGAATCGAGGCCGAAGCGCAGCGCCTAGACAAG GTTGTCAATGAATTAAATGGAAAAGACATCAACGAAGTCATGAATGCTG GCCTCTCTAAGTTGGCCTCCGTGCCAGCAGGTGGTGCTGTGGCAGCTCCTGCAGCTGGCGCTGTGGCTGGCACTGCTCCTGTTGCTG CGGAAGAGaaaaaggaggagaagaaagaggaatCTGAAGAGGGATCTGATGACGACATGGGATTCGGCCTCTTTGATTAA